Genomic window (Candidatus Nealsonbacteria bacterium):
GCGCCAAGCTTTTGAGCCAAATCAAGCTCTACCGGTTGTCCGGAGTTAGATATTATTATAATGGGTATCTTGGAAAAGCTCCTATCTTTCTGAAGCTCTTTCATAACCTCAAATCCTCCCATTCTCGGCATTATGATGTCTAAAAGTATAAGATCGGGAATTTCCTTCCTTACTTCCTCTATTCCGTCAACTCCATCCTTAGCAATAGTAACCTCATATCCCTCTTGCGTTAGTTTTTTTTGAAGGAGATTCAGTAATATTTCTTCGTCCTCTATTATTAATATTTTTTTTGCCATAATTTTAATTGATTAATTCGCAGAGCGTTCATTTCTTGCTCTAAGATATTCTACAACTTTTTAAGAAAATCATCAAACTCTTCTTGGCTCCTGACTGGCAAAGAGAAATAAAAAGTACTTCCCACCCCCTCTTCAGACTCGAACCAAACTCGCCCCTTATGGGCTTCTACTATATTTTTACATATAAAGAGCCCTAGTCCTGAGCCCTCAGTTTCCATTTTAATAATATTTTTTGCTCTAAAGAATTTTGTGAAAACCCTTCCGTGCTGATCCTTGGGTATGCCCACTCCACTATCTTTTACTGAAACTTCTATTTCGTCTTTTTCTTTATTATAAGAAATATTTAATTCCATGACTCCTCCCTGATTGGTGTATTTCATTGCGTTTTCTATGAAATTCTGAATAACTAAAGTTATCTTTCCTACATCGGTAGCAATTTTCGGGGTTTTCTTTTTCGGAATATTTATATTAAATTTTATGCCTCGCCTTTTAATTTCTGTTTTATAACTCTCTATTAATGGTACTGCAATGTCTTCAATATGAGATAATTCTAATTGATATAAGTACCGCCCTTCCTCTATTCTTGTTACATTCAAAAGATCATTAATAAGACTAATCATTCTTTCATTTGACGAATAAGTCTTTTCTACTAATCCTTTTTGATCTTCATTTAGTTCCCCAAGATCACCATCCAGCAGTATCCTCATGGTCCATTTTATGGCCGATAATGGCGTTCTTAGCTGATGAGCTGCAATAGAAACAAATTCACTTTTCATTGCTTCAATCATTTTTTCCCTTGTAATATCATGAACAACCACAAGAGATCCTATTTTTTCATCCTCATTAATAATAGATACTTCTGAAATATCCAAGGTTAAATTATCTTTATTAACTAGTTCTGCTCTAAATTGGTCTGTTGATCCATTTCCATTCTGAAACAAAGAACTTTCCGATAATGATTCTATCAATGGCAACATGTTTTTACTATCCTTTAGTTCATTAAGAGACTTATTTATTACCTCTTCGGAAGAAATGTAGAAAAATTTTTCAATCTTTGGATTTATTAATCTCACTACATTGTCTCTATCAAAAACCATAAGGCCGTCGGTAAAATTAGTAATGATGGCCATAGTTTTATTCTTCTCCTCTTCTGCCTTTTTCCAAGCATCTTCAACATCTTCAAGTATATTCAATAATGCTAATCTTGATTCTGTGACTTCAACATTCTTTATCTCAAGCTCTTTGGTCTTCTCGCTAACCCTTTCTTCCAGTTTTTTTTGAAACTCTTTTGTTTCGCTAATATCGGTTATGACAAGAAAGTATCCTAAAAAATTATCATTGTTATCGCGACGAGCCAAGGTCGATACACTGACCGGTACTTTTTCATTATTCTTTTTTAGAAGAACAAACTCCTTTTGAATTGAATCTTTTTGAACAGGCATTTCCTCTTTCAATTCTTGAACCTTTGATTTTTCCAAAAACA
Coding sequences:
- a CDS encoding response regulator — translated: MAKKILIIEDEEILLNLLQKKLTQEGYEVTIAKDGVDGIEEVRKEIPDLILLDIIMPRMGGFEVMKELQKDRSFSKIPIIIISNSGQPVELDLAQKLGARDWLIKTDFDPQEVLDKVTKQIGK
- a CDS encoding PAS domain S-box protein: MTEENNLLKKNLERIKEDLDDLQRYVDDLTMFLPLAFCTVNPLNLILGVNQSFQTLTGYDEMESIGNSIDFLFLEKSKVQELKEEMPVQKDSIQKEFVLLKKNNEKVPVSVSTLARRDNNDNFLGYFLVITDISETKEFQKKLEERVSEKTKELEIKNVEVTESRLALLNILEDVEDAWKKAEEEKNKTMAIITNFTDGLMVFDRDNVVRLINPKIEKFFYISSEEVINKSLNELKDSKNMLPLIESLSESSLFQNGNGSTDQFRAELVNKDNLTLDISEVSIINEDEKIGSLVVVHDITREKMIEAMKSEFVSIAAHQLRTPLSAIKWTMRILLDGDLGELNEDQKGLVEKTYSSNERMISLINDLLNVTRIEEGRYLYQLELSHIEDIAVPLIESYKTEIKRRGIKFNINIPKKKTPKIATDVGKITLVIQNFIENAMKYTNQGGVMELNISYNKEKDEIEVSVKDSGVGIPKDQHGRVFTKFFRAKNIIKMETEGSGLGLFICKNIVEAHKGRVWFESEEGVGSTFYFSLPVRSQEEFDDFLKKL